The Polyodon spathula isolate WHYD16114869_AA chromosome 23, ASM1765450v1, whole genome shotgun sequence genome has a window encoding:
- the LOC121298411 gene encoding rabenosyn-5-like has translation MASSYPPPFEEQEGVREGFLCPLCLKDLQSFYQLQSHYEGEHSGEDRDVKGQLKRLRPSCAYEDRAESGSHERYESLYNGGVNPYMWEPQELGATRSHLEYFKKHRAARIDHYVIEVNKLIIRLEKLTSFERTNTDAAKIRAIEKSVVSWVNDQDVPFCPDCGNKFNIRNRRHHCRLCGSIMCKKCMAFITLPLAYKLTSATKEAMSFLGSPSLSPSSSVQGSRRGSISSMSSVSSVLDEKDDERIRCCRHCMGTLHKREQQMDEKDYAPEIVKFYEKLRMCMEKVDQKAPDYIKMAESLNAGESTYNLAHANGLRLEVQKYYELIDALSKKILMLGMNEEPKPHPKTQQLQRMIRYTATLFVQEKLLGLMSLPTKEKYEEMKEKRKQDQERKLQLEKQALQEAQSRSTEEKPRDQLHVAASTNGEAAQMQKSSMIKAGGWLPSSGAPRNWENSDPLLQQIDNIQSFIQQAREANRVDEVNMLEENLRQLQDEYDQQQTLLAMELSKRAAEEEAVQEEQLQILHEREWEREQQKKTTSQHSQTHSSHSRDVKSVQEGVYGKPTLAVGTSDSTQNKISPLSKTQYLRVSQPWPNQENLSSLHQCECEPQLGANAEQHKKPTSSLNPFEDASTPLEDDPSNPFHEEMSKSRRDLSNGKKDNNPFEEEVEDSSAVASNPFEDYGNPFTEPSQSAAKPFTETASTNPFDMDEGAVDENIIEEELLLQQIDNIRAYIFDAKLSGRIDEVELLSENLRELQRTLQEQKQKRR, from the exons ATGGCTTCCAGCTACCCCCCTCCATTTGAGGAGCaggagggggtgagggagggttTCCTGTGCCCACTGTGTCTGAAAGACCTGCAGTCTTTTTACCAACTCCAGTCTCACTATGAAGGTGAACATTCAGGTGAAGATAGAGATGTCAAAGGGCAACTGAAAA GACTTCGCCCGTCATGTGCTTATGAAGACCGAGCTGAATCCGGGAGTCATGAACGCTACGAGTCTTTATACAATGGAGGAGTGAACCCCTATATGTGGGAGCCACAAGAACTAG GTGCAACAAGAAGCCACCTGGAGTATTTCAAGAAACACAGAGCCGCCAGGATTGATCACTACGTTATTgaagttaataaattaataatcagGTTAGAGAAG CTGACATCATTTGAAAGAACAAACACAGATGCTGCTAAAATAAGAG caaTTGAAAAGTCTGTTGTATCATGGGTAAATGATCAAGACGTGCCATTCTGTCCAGACTGTGGAAATAAATTTAACATTCGAAACAGACGCCACCACTGCCGCCTCTGTGGATCGATCATGTGCAAGAAGTGTATGGCGTTTATTACCCTTCCATTAGCAT ATAAACTGACTAGTGCCACTAAAGAGGCCATGTCCTTTCTGGGCAGCCCCAGCCTGTCTCCCAgcagcagtgtgcagggctccCGGCGTGGCAGCATCAGCAGTATGAGCAGCGTCAGCTCCGTCCTGGACGAGAAGGATGATGAGCGCATCCGCTGCTGCCGCCACTGCATGGGCACGCTGCACAAACGAGAGCAGCAGATGGACGAGAAGGATTACGCTCCGGAGATCGTCAAGTTCTACGAG AAACTCCGGATGTGTATGGAAAAGGTGGATCAGAAGGCTCCTGATTACATAAAAATGGCTGAATCATTAAA TGCTGGAGAGTCTACCTATAATTTAGCGCATGCTAACGGTCTCAGACTGGAAGTCCAGAAGTATTATGAATTAATTGATGCACTAAG TAAGAAGATCCTTATGTTGGGTATGAATGAAGAGCCTAAACCACATCCCAAAACCCAGCAGTTACAGCGGATGATCAGATATACAGCAACACTATTTGTACAG GAGAAACTCCTTGGATTGATGTCTctaccaacaaaagaaaaatatgaagagatgaaagaaaaaaggaagcaaGACCAGGAGAGAAAGCTACAACTGGAGAAACAG gcTCTTcaagaggcacagagcaggagcacAGAGGAAAAACCAAGAGACCAGTTGCATGTAGCTGCCAGTACTAATGGTGAAGCTGCACAAATGCAAAAGTCCTCCATGATTAAAGCAGGTGGCTGGCTGCCTTCTTCCGGTGCACCACGCAACTGGGAGAACTCAGACCCTCTCCTCCAGCAGATAGACAACATTCAATCATTCATCCAACAGGCGAGAGAAGCCAACAGGGTGGATGAAGTGAACATGTTGGAAGAGAACCTCCGACAGCTGCAGGATGAGTATGACCAACAACAAACTCTTCTAGCGATGGAGCTTTCCAAAAGAGCAGCTGAAGAGGAAGCCGTGCAGGAAGAGCAGCTGCAGATCCTTCACGAAAGAGAGTGGGAGCGAGAGCAGCAGAAGAAAACAACATCGCAGCACTCTCAAACACATTCTTCACATTCCCGGGATGTAAAGTCCGTCCAGGAAGGCGTTTACGGAAAGCCGACTTTGGCTGTGGGAACTTCAGACTCCACCCAAAACAAGATTAGCCCCTTATCAAAAACACAGTACTTGAGAGTTTCCCAGCCCTGGCCCAATCAAGAGAATCTGTCTTCCTTACACCAATGCGAATGTGAACCACAGCTTGGAGCCAATGCAGAACAACATAAGAAACCTACTTCTTCTTTAAATCCTTTTGAAGATGCATCTACACCACTGGAGGATGATCCCTCAAATCCCTTCCATGAAGAAATGTCAAAATCAAGAAGAGATCTTTCAAATGGCAAAAAGGACAATAACCCGTTTGAAGAAGAGGTTGAAGACTCCAGTGCTGTCGCATCAAACCCATTTGAAGATTATGGAAATCCTTTCACTGAGCCCAGTCAAAGTGCTGCTAAACCATTCACTGAGACGGCATCAACTAACCCTTTTGACATGGATGAGGGTGCTGTCGATGAAAATATCATTGAAGAGGAACTGCTCCTTCAGCAGATAGACAACATCAGAGCTTACATCTTTGATGCCAAACTCAGTGGACGCATAGATGAGGTGGAACTGCTTTCTGAGAACCTACGAGAACTGCAACGCACTTTGCAAGAACAGAAGCAGAAAAGACGTTGA
- the LOC121298478 gene encoding 28S ribosomal protein S25, mitochondrial-like — translation MPMKGKYPIRRTLDYLQKGDIVFKNTVKIMTVNYNTHGELSDGTRKFVFFNIPQIQYKNPWVQVMMFKNLTPSSFLKFYLDDGDQVLVDAEGKDHKDISQHVKKILGKSEEVLHAEELARMVHSNPANFGPKKYCLRECMCEVEDQVPCPGLIPLPNEMRGKYKAQMKGIEV, via the exons ATGCCTATGAAAGGAAAGTACCCCATTAGAAGGACATTAGATTACCTTCAGAAAGGGGATATTGTGTTTAAGAACACAGTGAAGATTATGACAGTCAATTACAACACACATGGGGAACTGAGCGACGGGACAAG aAAGTTTGTCTTTTTCAATATTCCTCAGATCCAGTATAAAAACCCCTGGGTTCAGGTTATGATGTTTAAGAACCTGACTCCATCatcttttttaaagttttacctag ATGATGGTGATCAGGTTTTGGTGGATGCAGAAGGCAAGGACCACAAAGATATATCTCAGCATGTGAAAAAGATTCTTGGAAAAAGCGA AGAGGTTCTACACGCGGAGGAGCTGGCCCGAATGGTGCACTCAAACCCGGCCAACTTCGGTCCGAAGAAGTACTGTCTGAGAGAATGTATGTGTGAAGTGGAAGACCAGGTCCCCTGTCCCGGCCTCATTCCCTTACCGAACGAGATGAGAGGCAAATACAAAGCACAGATGAAAGGCATCGAGGTCTGA
- the LOC121298122 gene encoding nuclear receptor subfamily 2 group C member 2-like isoform X2, which produces MSSSPQRIQIISTDSTVTSPQRIQIVTDQQTGQKIQIVTAVDSSASRQQFILTAPDGSGAGKVILAAPDSANTKQLIFTTAENIVPGRIQIVTDAASVERLLGKTDVGRAQPVEYCVVCGDKASGRHYGAVSCEGCKGFFKRSVRKNLTYSCRSSQDCLVNKHHRNRCQFCRLKKCLDMGMKMESVQSERKPIEIPREKPANCAASTEKIYIRKDLRSPLIATPTFIAEKDGSRSSLLDPGMLVNIQQPLMQTDGTLLLDTDLKAESNQGDLGTLANVVSSLANLNESPNNGDTSEMQQEDQSASEITRAFDTLAKALNPTDSNTGQSLAEGADAAGGASIQVISRDQSTPIIEVEGPLLTDTHLTMPTPMPEYLNVHYICESASRLLFLSMHWARSIPAFQALGQDCNTSLVRACWNELFTLGLAQCAQVMNLSTILAAIVNHLQNSIQDEKLSGDRIKLVMEHIWKLQEFCNSMAKIEIDRYEYAYLKAIVLFSPDHPGLNSTSQIEQFQEKAQMELQDYVQKTYPDDTYRLARILMRLPALRLMSSSITEELFFTGLIGNVPIDSIIPYILKMETAEYNSQITGTSA; this is translated from the exons ATTGTAACAGATCAGCAGACTGGTCAGAAGATCCAGATAGTAACAGCAGTTGATTCATCTGCATCCAGACAGCAGTTTATACTGACCGCTCCAGATGGAAGTGGTGCAGGGAAGGTGATCCTTGCAGCACCAGACAGTGCAAACACCAAGCAGCTTATTTTTACAACAGCTGAAAACATTGTGCCAGGCAGAATCCAG ATTGTGACAGATGCAGCCTCAGTGGAGCGTTTACTGGGGAAAACAGACGTAGGGAGAGCACAGCCTGTGgagtattgtgttgtttgtggAGACAAGGCATCAG GGCGCCATTATGGTGCAGTTAGCTGTGAGGGGTGCAAGGGTTTTTTTAAGAGAAGTGTTCGGAAGAACCTGACCTACAGTTGCCGTAGCAGCCAGGACTGCCTTGTCAATAAGCACCATCGCAACCGTTGCCAATTCTGCAGGCTTAAGAAATGCTTAGACATGGGTATGAAAATGGAAT CTGTACAGAGTGAACGCAAGCCAATAGAGATTCCAAGAGAAAAGCCTGCTAACTGTGCAGCCTCCACTGAAAAGATCTATATCAGGAAAGACCTGAGGAGCCCTCTGATAGCAACACCAACATTTATAGCAGAAAAAGATGGCTCAAG ATCTAGTCTGCTTGATCCTGGAATGTTAGTCAATATTCAGCAGCCATTAATGCAAACAGATGGAACGTTACTTCTAGATACAGACTTAAAG GCTGAATCAAATCAAGGAGATTTAGGTACTTTAGCAAACGTGGTCTCTTCCCTTGCTAACCTTAATGAATCTCCTAACAATGGAGATACCTCAGAAATGCAGCAGGAGGACCAATCTGCCAGCGAGATCACACG TGCCTTTGACACTTTGGCAAAAGCACTGAACCCCACAGACAGCAACACAGGGCAGAGCCTAGCAGAGGGAGCAGACGCAGCGGGAGGAGCCAGCATCCAGGTGATCAGCAGAGACCAGTCAACCCCCATCATCGAAGTGGAAGGACCTCTCCTCACAGATACACAT CTGACAATGCCCACCCCCATGCCAGAGTATTTGAATGTCCACTATATCTGCGAATCTGCCTCCAGATTGCTGTTTCTCTCCATGCACTGGGCCAGGTCCATTCCTGCGTTCCAAGCACTCGG TCAAGATTGCAATACAAGTCTGGTTCGGGCGTGCTGGAATGAGCTGTTTACATTAGGTCTGGCACAGTGTGCCCAAGTTATGAATCTTTCTACAATCCTTGCAGCCATTGTCAACCACCTACAGAACAGCATACAGGATG aGAAGCTGTCTGGGGACAGAATAAAACTGGTGATGGAGCACATCTGGAAGCTGCAGGAGTTTTGTAACAGCATGGCTAAAATTGAGATCGACAGATATGAGTATGCTTATCTTAAGGCTATTGTGCTTTTCAGTCCTG ATCACCCTGGGCTAAACAGCACAAGCCAGATTGAACAATTTCAAGAGAAAGCGCAGATGGAGTTGCAAGATTATGTACAGAAAACTTACCCAGATGATACATACAG GTTAGCCCGAATTTTGATGCGCCTCCCAGCACTTCGACTGATGAGTTCCAGTATAACAGAAGAGCTGTTCTTTACTGGACTCATTGGGAATGTTCCTATTGACAGTATAATTCCTTACATTCTGAAAATGGAAACTGCAGAATACAACAGCCAGATCACTGGGACCTCTGCATAG
- the LOC121298122 gene encoding nuclear receptor subfamily 2 group C member 2-like isoform X1, producing the protein MSSSPQRIQIISTDSTVTSPQRIQIVTDQQTGQKIQIVTAVDSSASRQQFILTAPDGSGAGKVILAAPDSANTKQLIFTTAENIVPGRIQIVTDAASVERLLGKTDVGRAQPVEYCVVCGDKASGRHYGAVSCEGCKGFFKRSVRKNLTYSCRSSQDCLVNKHHRNRCQFCRLKKCLDMGMKMESVQSERKPIEIPREKPANCAASTEKIYIRKDLRSPLIATPTFIAEKDGSRSSLLDPGMLVNIQQPLMQTDGTLLLDTDLKAESNQGDLGTLANVVSSLANLNESPNNGDTSEMQQEDQSASEITRAFDTLAKALNPTDSNTGQSLAEGADAAGGASIQVISRDQSTPIIEVEGPLLTDTHVSFKLTMPTPMPEYLNVHYICESASRLLFLSMHWARSIPAFQALGQDCNTSLVRACWNELFTLGLAQCAQVMNLSTILAAIVNHLQNSIQDEKLSGDRIKLVMEHIWKLQEFCNSMAKIEIDRYEYAYLKAIVLFSPDHPGLNSTSQIEQFQEKAQMELQDYVQKTYPDDTYRLARILMRLPALRLMSSSITEELFFTGLIGNVPIDSIIPYILKMETAEYNSQITGTSA; encoded by the exons ATTGTAACAGATCAGCAGACTGGTCAGAAGATCCAGATAGTAACAGCAGTTGATTCATCTGCATCCAGACAGCAGTTTATACTGACCGCTCCAGATGGAAGTGGTGCAGGGAAGGTGATCCTTGCAGCACCAGACAGTGCAAACACCAAGCAGCTTATTTTTACAACAGCTGAAAACATTGTGCCAGGCAGAATCCAG ATTGTGACAGATGCAGCCTCAGTGGAGCGTTTACTGGGGAAAACAGACGTAGGGAGAGCACAGCCTGTGgagtattgtgttgtttgtggAGACAAGGCATCAG GGCGCCATTATGGTGCAGTTAGCTGTGAGGGGTGCAAGGGTTTTTTTAAGAGAAGTGTTCGGAAGAACCTGACCTACAGTTGCCGTAGCAGCCAGGACTGCCTTGTCAATAAGCACCATCGCAACCGTTGCCAATTCTGCAGGCTTAAGAAATGCTTAGACATGGGTATGAAAATGGAAT CTGTACAGAGTGAACGCAAGCCAATAGAGATTCCAAGAGAAAAGCCTGCTAACTGTGCAGCCTCCACTGAAAAGATCTATATCAGGAAAGACCTGAGGAGCCCTCTGATAGCAACACCAACATTTATAGCAGAAAAAGATGGCTCAAG ATCTAGTCTGCTTGATCCTGGAATGTTAGTCAATATTCAGCAGCCATTAATGCAAACAGATGGAACGTTACTTCTAGATACAGACTTAAAG GCTGAATCAAATCAAGGAGATTTAGGTACTTTAGCAAACGTGGTCTCTTCCCTTGCTAACCTTAATGAATCTCCTAACAATGGAGATACCTCAGAAATGCAGCAGGAGGACCAATCTGCCAGCGAGATCACACG TGCCTTTGACACTTTGGCAAAAGCACTGAACCCCACAGACAGCAACACAGGGCAGAGCCTAGCAGAGGGAGCAGACGCAGCGGGAGGAGCCAGCATCCAGGTGATCAGCAGAGACCAGTCAACCCCCATCATCGAAGTGGAAGGACCTCTCCTCACAGATACACATGTTAGTTTTAAG CTGACAATGCCCACCCCCATGCCAGAGTATTTGAATGTCCACTATATCTGCGAATCTGCCTCCAGATTGCTGTTTCTCTCCATGCACTGGGCCAGGTCCATTCCTGCGTTCCAAGCACTCGG TCAAGATTGCAATACAAGTCTGGTTCGGGCGTGCTGGAATGAGCTGTTTACATTAGGTCTGGCACAGTGTGCCCAAGTTATGAATCTTTCTACAATCCTTGCAGCCATTGTCAACCACCTACAGAACAGCATACAGGATG aGAAGCTGTCTGGGGACAGAATAAAACTGGTGATGGAGCACATCTGGAAGCTGCAGGAGTTTTGTAACAGCATGGCTAAAATTGAGATCGACAGATATGAGTATGCTTATCTTAAGGCTATTGTGCTTTTCAGTCCTG ATCACCCTGGGCTAAACAGCACAAGCCAGATTGAACAATTTCAAGAGAAAGCGCAGATGGAGTTGCAAGATTATGTACAGAAAACTTACCCAGATGATACATACAG GTTAGCCCGAATTTTGATGCGCCTCCCAGCACTTCGACTGATGAGTTCCAGTATAACAGAAGAGCTGTTCTTTACTGGACTCATTGGGAATGTTCCTATTGACAGTATAATTCCTTACATTCTGAAAATGGAAACTGCAGAATACAACAGCCAGATCACTGGGACCTCTGCATAG